Proteins from one Cicer arietinum cultivar CDC Frontier isolate Library 1 chromosome 3, Cicar.CDCFrontier_v2.0, whole genome shotgun sequence genomic window:
- the LOC101508636 gene encoding protein GRAVITROPIC IN THE LIGHT 1: MPEIDDNRNLPNNNNNKPPQISEMFQKFALAFKTKTFEFFADENDESDCFSLLDSAEEIITDQKVVVIKPDPNPSTDSPPPLIQPKTTPSFTPKQLLTETTSHDLFASIFAAVSAFEASYFQLQSAHVPFVEENVKNADKVLVSHLQRLSEFKKFYCNPESFSNFPFGSSLEAEVEENQSKLRTLGTVSNRLQLELEQKHDVVFSLRKKLNEIQKGNVNLSKKLCNSNNNNNNTSLNLNMNPSCDVLLSVRVFDSLLHDASRAAHKFTKILIGLMRKAGWDLGLAANAVHPGVVYSKKGHNQYALLSYVCLGMFQGFDSLCFKLSSEINANEESTSNGDLCDLGYKERNDFLKQLLEHVSSNPMELLGIHPGCEFSRFCEMKYEKLIHPSMESSIFIDLDQNEAVLNSWRLLSMFYEAFVGMASSIWTLHKLSHAFDPAVEIFQVERGVEFSMVYMDDVTKRLTWPNKGRAKVGFTVFPGFRIGKIVIQSQVYVSSFSSTE; the protein is encoded by the coding sequence ATGCCAGAAATTGATGACAACCGTAACCTaccaaacaacaacaacaataaaccCCCTCAAATCTCCGAAATGTTTCAGAAATTCGCTCTCgcttttaaaaccaaaaccTTCGAATTCTTCGCCGACGAAAACGACGAATCAGACTGTTTCTCACTCCTCGACTCCGCCGAGGAAATCATCACCGATCAAAAAGTCGTCGTCATTAAACCCGACCCTAACCCATCCACCGACTCACCACCACCACTAATTCAACCCAAAACGACACCGTCGTTTACTCCAAAACAACTACTAACTGAAACGACGTCGCACGATCTATTCGCTTCGATTTTCGCCGCTGTTTCAGCTTTCGAAGCTTCTTACTTCCAATTACAAAGCGCACACGTTCCTTTCGTTGAAGAGAACGTGAAAAACGCTGATAAAGTTCTCGTTTCTCATCTTCAAAGACTCTCTGAATTCAAGAAATTCTATTGCAATCCCGAATCGTTTTCGAATTTTCCCTTTGGTTCTTCTTTGGAGGCTGAAGTGGAAGAGAATCAGAGCAAGCTTCGAACACTCGGCACCGTATCGAATCGGTTGCAATTGGAACTTGAGCAGAAGCATGATGTGGTTTTCTCCCTTAGAAAAAAGCTTAATGAGATTCAAAAGGGTAATGTGAATTTGTCTAAGAAGCTTTGTaacagtaataataataataataatactagtttgaatttgaatatgaACCCTAGTTGTGATGTTTTGTTAAGTGTTAGGGTTTTTGATTCCTTGTTGCATGATGCGAGTAGAGCTGCTCATAAGTTTACGAAGATTTTGATTGGTTTGATGAGGAAAGCTGGGTGGGATTTAGGTTTAGCTGCAAATGCAGTTCATCCTGGTGTTGTGTATTCTAAAAAGGGGCATAATCAGTATGCACTTTTGTCTTATGTTTGTTTAGGGATGTTTCAAGGTTTTGATTCGCTTTGTTTCAAATTGAGTTCCGAGATAAATGCAAATGAAGAGTCGACGTCGAATGGAGACTTGTGTGACTTAGGTTACAAAGAGAGAAATGATTTTTTGAAGCAATTGCTTGAGCATGTGTCTAGCAATCCAATGGAATTGCTTGGCATTCACCCAGGTTGCGAGTTTTCGAGGTTTTGCGAGATGAAGTACGAGAAGCTTATCCATCCTTCGATGGAGTCATCGATTTTCATTGATTTGGATCAAAATGAAGCAGTGTTGAATTCGTGGAGGTTGTTGAGTATGTTTTATGAGGCGTTTGTTGGGATGGCTAGTTCTATATGGACACTCCATAAGTTGTCCCATGCCTTTGATCCTGCGGTTGAGATCTTTCAAGTGGAAAGAGGTGTGGAGTTCTCTATGGTATACATGGATGATGTGACTAAGAGGTTAACCTGGCCAAATAAGGGAAGGGCAAAAGTTGGGTTCACTGTTTTTCCAGGTTTTAGAATTGGAAAGATAGTTATTCAGTCACAGGTTTATGTAAGCAGTTTTTCATCGACAGAGTAG